The following coding sequences are from one Streptomyces venezuelae window:
- a CDS encoding MFS transporter, with translation MSQTALRPDTGPDANRWKALVFIALAQLMVVLDATIVNIALPSAQEDLGISDGNRQWVITAYALAFGGLLLFGGRIADLWGRKRTFVTGLIGFAAASALGGAATGEAMMLGARALQGVFGALLAPAALSLLAVMFTDAKERAKAFGIYGAIAGGGGAVGLILGGFLTEYLNWRWTFFVNIPFAVIAALGAYFVIREPAGGRNRSPLDIPGVVLSTLGLVALVYGFTRAESDGWSDAVTVTMFVASVVLLAAFVLTEAKVKSPLLPLRVLTERNRGGVYLSLGLAVIAMFGLFLFLTYYLQIVKGYSPVKTGFAFLPMIVGMITGSTQIGARLMTRVPPRLLMAPGFLLAAVGMLLLTQLEIGTSYAGLILPAQLMLGLGMGTAFMPAMSLATHGVEARDAGVASAMVNTSQQVGGAIGTALLNTIAASATTAYLTDHAAGATNPKLLQAQAMVEGYTSAIWWAVGILVVSALIAATFITTGHQGGTSASADSSDGAEDEVKIPVMAH, from the coding sequence ATGTCTCAAACAGCCCTCAGGCCCGACACCGGGCCCGACGCCAACCGCTGGAAGGCGCTCGTCTTCATCGCGCTCGCCCAGCTGATGGTCGTCCTCGACGCGACCATCGTGAACATCGCGCTGCCCTCCGCGCAGGAGGACCTCGGCATATCCGACGGCAACCGCCAGTGGGTCATCACGGCCTACGCGCTCGCCTTCGGCGGTCTGCTGCTCTTCGGCGGCCGCATCGCCGACCTGTGGGGCCGCAAGCGCACCTTCGTGACCGGCCTGATCGGTTTCGCCGCGGCCTCCGCCCTCGGCGGCGCCGCGACCGGCGAAGCCATGATGCTGGGCGCCCGCGCCCTCCAGGGCGTGTTCGGCGCGCTGCTCGCGCCCGCCGCCCTCTCCCTGCTCGCGGTGATGTTCACCGACGCCAAGGAGCGCGCCAAGGCCTTCGGCATCTACGGCGCGATCGCCGGTGGCGGCGGCGCCGTCGGTCTGATCCTCGGCGGCTTCCTCACCGAGTACCTGAACTGGCGCTGGACCTTCTTCGTCAACATCCCGTTCGCGGTGATCGCCGCGCTCGGCGCGTACTTCGTCATCCGTGAGCCGGCCGGCGGCCGCAACCGCTCGCCGCTCGACATCCCCGGCGTGGTCCTGTCCACCCTCGGTCTGGTCGCGCTCGTCTACGGCTTCACCCGCGCCGAGTCCGACGGCTGGTCCGACGCCGTGACCGTGACGATGTTCGTCGCGTCCGTCGTGCTGCTCGCCGCGTTCGTCCTCACCGAGGCCAAGGTCAAGTCGCCGCTGCTGCCGCTGCGCGTCCTGACCGAGCGCAACCGCGGCGGTGTCTACCTGTCGCTCGGCCTCGCGGTCATCGCGATGTTCGGCCTGTTCCTGTTCCTCACGTACTACCTGCAGATCGTGAAGGGCTACTCGCCGGTCAAGACCGGCTTCGCGTTCCTGCCGATGATCGTCGGCATGATCACGGGCTCCACGCAGATCGGCGCCCGGCTGATGACCCGCGTCCCGCCGCGGCTGCTGATGGCCCCGGGCTTCCTGCTCGCGGCGGTCGGCATGCTGCTCCTGACGCAGCTGGAGATCGGCACCTCGTACGCCGGTCTGATCCTGCCCGCGCAGCTGATGCTGGGCCTCGGCATGGGTACGGCGTTCATGCCCGCCATGTCCCTGGCCACGCACGGCGTCGAGGCCCGTGACGCCGGTGTCGCCTCGGCGATGGTCAACACCTCGCAGCAGGTGGGCGGCGCCATCGGCACGGCCCTCCTGAACACCATCGCGGCCTCGGCCACCACCGCGTACCTCACGGACCACGCGGCCGGCGCCACCAACCCGAAGCTCCTCCAGGCGCAGGCCATGGTCGAGGGCTACACCAGCGCCATCTGGTGGGCGGTCGGGATCCTGGTGGTCTCCGCGCTGATCGCGGCCACGTTCATCACCACCGGCCACCAGGGCGGCACGTCGGCGTCCGCCGACTCGTCGGACGGGGCCGAGGACGAGGTCAAGATCCCGGTGATGGCCCACTGA
- a CDS encoding MarR family winged helix-turn-helix transcriptional regulator, translated as MDTAATPPPAGEPRWLDGDEQCVWRVYLQATTLLDDFLDRQLQRDAGMPHMYYGLLVQLSDAPRRRLRMTELAKTMKITRSRLSHAIARLEKSGWVRREDCPSDKRGQLAILTDDGFEVLRRTAPGHVTAVRQALFDRLTPEQQKSLGEIMKIVAEGLQPEEAGADLPWLR; from the coding sequence ATGGATACGGCAGCGACCCCTCCCCCGGCCGGCGAGCCGCGCTGGCTGGACGGCGACGAGCAGTGCGTCTGGCGGGTCTACCTTCAGGCGACGACCCTTCTCGACGATTTCCTCGACCGTCAGTTGCAGCGCGACGCGGGCATGCCCCACATGTACTACGGCCTGTTGGTCCAGTTGTCCGACGCCCCCAGGCGGCGGCTGCGGATGACCGAGCTGGCCAAGACGATGAAGATCACCCGGTCCCGTCTCTCGCACGCGATCGCACGCCTGGAGAAGAGCGGCTGGGTGCGCCGCGAGGACTGCCCGTCCGACAAGCGCGGGCAGCTCGCGATCCTGACCGACGACGGGTTCGAGGTGCTCCGCCGAACCGCTCCCGGCCATGTCACCGCCGTCCGCCAGGCCCTCTTCGACCGGCTCACCCCGGAACAGCAGAAGTCCCTCGGCGAGATCATGAAGATCGTCGCCGAGGGACTTCAGCCCGAGGAGGCCGGGGCGGACCTCCCCTGGCTCCGCTAG
- a CDS encoding M6 family metalloprotease domain-containing protein, giving the protein MQQPTWRRIGPALRGTRPARRGIALGSVAALALAVTTSASTGRLMEGAQSAAGSVALARGTTLGPCMISGTMGVQMTEGVPTPPGYSRSTGTIRALNLMVDFSDAPGQGSAMDRLAEFFPQTSEWFRTSSYGRLDYRPESPLPDWLRMPKSFEEYGIERGAPFDPGYRTLVEDIVATADPDVDFRAYDFVNILITPNAGPSALDTVLSVTFAGNHEAPVADGVPVSNASFVYSRQDDGSGSYRETGYRVLPHENGHVFGLPDLYTQDGGGAVGHWDIMSEDWGANNDLLAWHKWKLGWLDDDQVGCAASSGTTEHTLSPLARSGGTKLAFAPLGEKTGYAIEARTRGGNDEAVCKPGVLVYRVDAEVDTGHGPVTVSDATPDSGGCTRRPNVHAELSDATYGVGETFTDRKTGVRVTVAGVTDDGDYRVHVTRP; this is encoded by the coding sequence ATGCAGCAGCCGACCTGGCGCCGGATAGGCCCCGCCCTCCGGGGCACCCGCCCCGCCCGTCGGGGCATCGCCCTCGGGTCCGTCGCCGCGCTCGCCCTCGCGGTCACCACGTCGGCGAGCACGGGACGCCTGATGGAGGGCGCGCAGAGCGCGGCGGGCTCGGTGGCCCTGGCCCGCGGCACCACCCTCGGCCCCTGCATGATCAGCGGCACGATGGGCGTACAGATGACGGAGGGCGTGCCCACACCGCCCGGCTACTCCCGCTCCACCGGCACCATCCGGGCCCTGAACCTGATGGTGGACTTCTCGGACGCGCCCGGCCAGGGCAGCGCGATGGACCGCCTCGCGGAGTTCTTCCCGCAGACCTCGGAGTGGTTCCGCACCAGTTCGTACGGGCGCCTCGACTACCGCCCCGAGTCCCCCCTGCCGGACTGGCTGCGGATGCCGAAGTCGTTCGAGGAGTACGGGATAGAGCGCGGCGCCCCCTTCGATCCCGGCTACCGCACGCTGGTCGAGGACATCGTGGCGACCGCCGACCCCGACGTGGACTTCCGCGCGTACGACTTCGTGAACATCCTGATCACCCCGAACGCGGGCCCTTCGGCGCTCGACACGGTCCTGTCGGTGACGTTCGCGGGCAACCACGAGGCGCCGGTCGCGGACGGTGTCCCGGTCTCCAACGCGTCCTTCGTCTACAGCCGCCAGGACGACGGCTCGGGCAGCTACCGGGAGACGGGTTATCGCGTCCTGCCGCACGAGAACGGCCACGTCTTCGGCCTGCCCGACCTGTACACGCAGGACGGTGGCGGGGCGGTCGGCCACTGGGACATCATGAGCGAGGACTGGGGCGCCAACAACGACCTGCTGGCCTGGCACAAGTGGAAGCTGGGCTGGCTCGACGACGACCAGGTCGGCTGCGCCGCGAGCTCCGGCACGACCGAGCACACCCTGTCCCCGCTGGCCCGCTCCGGCGGGACGAAGCTGGCGTTCGCCCCGCTCGGCGAGAAGACGGGGTACGCGATCGAGGCCCGCACGCGCGGCGGCAACGACGAGGCGGTCTGCAAGCCGGGCGTCCTGGTCTACCGCGTGGACGCCGAGGTCGACACCGGCCACGGCCCGGTCACGGTCTCCGACGCGACACCCGACAGCGGCGGCTGCACGCGCCGCCCCAACGTCCACGCGGAGCTCTCCGACGCGACGTACGGCGTCGGCGAGACCTTCACCGACCGCAAGACGGGGGTGCGGGTCACGGTGGCGGGGGTGACGGACGACGGCGACTACCGCGTGCACGTCACGCGGCCGTAG
- the dhbC gene encoding isochorismate synthase DhbC, giving the protein MSTAPEVATHDEHVPHTTPASHATPAPLVTTAEQANPVVGAATSLLAAYTPGDRFLATPTRTLLAEGVHAHVPHDDRPLPRRVAATLAAARRTGVGEPYVVGAVPFDPTAPAALTVPAALRTAPPLAADPLIALPVETADATGWRIRPVPSPEEYGAGVAAAVDRMWRGDFSKVVLARTLELTAPTPLDLPAMLQRLARRDPSGYTFALPTAPGRTLIGASPELLVSRHGNQVVANPLAGSTPRSDDLAEDVRRAAALLESAKDLHEHSVVVDGVHQALASFCTDLTVPARPTLVRTATMWHLSTTVTGTLTSPDTSALELACALHPTPAVCGTPTATAREVIRETEPFDRGFFTGVVGWGDANGDGEWVVTIRCAEAEERSLRLYAGAGVVAASDPAAETAETGAKFRTFLNAVGAEL; this is encoded by the coding sequence GTGTCGACGGCACCCGAGGTCGCCACGCACGACGAGCACGTCCCGCACACCACACCCGCCTCTCACGCCACACCCGCCCCGCTCGTCACGACCGCCGAGCAGGCCAACCCCGTTGTCGGAGCCGCGACTTCGCTGCTCGCCGCCTACACCCCCGGCGACCGGTTCCTCGCGACACCCACCCGCACCCTGCTCGCCGAGGGCGTGCACGCGCACGTCCCGCACGACGACCGGCCGCTGCCGCGGCGCGTCGCCGCCACCCTGGCCGCCGCGCGCCGCACCGGGGTCGGTGAGCCGTACGTCGTCGGCGCCGTCCCCTTCGACCCCACCGCGCCCGCCGCGCTCACCGTCCCCGCGGCCCTGCGCACCGCGCCCCCGCTGGCCGCGGACCCGCTGATCGCGCTCCCCGTCGAGACGGCCGACGCCACCGGCTGGCGGATACGTCCGGTGCCCTCCCCGGAGGAGTACGGCGCGGGCGTGGCCGCCGCCGTGGACCGCATGTGGCGCGGCGACTTCAGCAAGGTCGTGCTCGCCCGCACCCTCGAACTCACCGCGCCCACCCCGCTGGACCTCCCCGCGATGCTCCAGCGCCTGGCCCGCCGCGACCCCTCCGGCTACACCTTCGCGCTGCCGACGGCGCCCGGCCGCACCCTCATCGGCGCCAGCCCCGAGCTGCTCGTCTCGCGCCACGGCAACCAGGTCGTGGCGAACCCCCTCGCCGGTTCGACGCCCCGCAGCGACGACCTCGCCGAGGACGTGCGCCGCGCCGCCGCGCTCCTGGAGTCGGCGAAGGACCTGCACGAGCACTCCGTGGTGGTGGACGGCGTGCACCAGGCGCTCGCGTCCTTCTGCACGGACCTGACCGTCCCGGCCCGCCCCACCCTCGTCCGCACCGCGACCATGTGGCACCTCTCCACGACGGTGACCGGCACCCTCACCTCGCCCGACACCTCGGCCCTCGAACTCGCCTGCGCCCTGCACCCCACCCCGGCGGTGTGCGGCACGCCCACGGCGACCGCGCGGGAGGTGATCCGCGAGACGGAACCGTTCGACCGCGGGTTCTTCACGGGCGTCGTCGGCTGGGGCGACGCGAACGGCGACGGCGAGTGGGTCGTGACGATCCGCTGCGCCGAGGCGGAGGAGCGCAGCCTGCGGCTGTACGCGGGTGCGGGCGTCGTCGCCGCGTCGGACCCGGCGGCGGAGACCGCCGAGACGGGCGCGAAGTTCCGTACGTTCCTGAACGCGGTGGGGGCGGAGCTGTGA
- a CDS encoding TetR/AcrR family transcriptional regulator, with translation MDTATAPQRRVPRPRADALRNRERIVAAAREMFVEYGPDVPFDEVARRAGVGNATVYRHFADRAELVRQVVLYVTDRVAAHAEQGIATANADPSASFGALRTFVHAAAEERIGAMCPMLSADFDPFHPDLLDSRERLEQSIEGLMERAREAGQLRTDIAVGDLMVALSQLTRPLPGTACPSMDRFIHRHLQLFLDGLMAPARSELPGAAATLEDLRQH, from the coding sequence GTGGACACCGCCACCGCCCCGCAGCGCCGAGTCCCGCGACCGCGGGCCGACGCCCTGCGCAACCGGGAGCGGATCGTCGCCGCCGCACGCGAGATGTTCGTGGAGTACGGACCGGACGTACCCTTCGACGAGGTCGCGCGCAGGGCAGGCGTCGGCAACGCCACGGTCTACCGGCACTTCGCCGACCGCGCCGAACTGGTGCGGCAGGTCGTCCTGTACGTGACGGACCGCGTCGCGGCCCACGCCGAGCAGGGCATCGCCACGGCGAACGCCGACCCGAGCGCCTCGTTCGGCGCGCTGCGCACCTTCGTGCACGCCGCGGCCGAGGAGCGCATCGGGGCCATGTGCCCGATGCTGTCGGCCGACTTCGACCCCTTCCACCCCGACCTGCTCGACTCCCGCGAGCGGTTGGAGCAGTCCATCGAAGGCCTCATGGAGCGGGCTCGCGAGGCCGGCCAGCTGCGCACCGACATCGCCGTCGGTGACCTGATGGTCGCCCTCTCCCAGCTCACCCGGCCGCTCCCGGGCACGGCCTGCCCGAGCATGGACCGCTTCATCCACCGCCATCTGCAGCTGTTCCTCGACGGTCTGATGGCGCCCGCCCGGTCCGAGCTCCCGGGGGCGGCGGCGACGCTGGAGGACCTCCGGCAGCACTGA
- a CDS encoding isochorismatase family protein, protein MALPAITPYPMPAPDELPANRVDWKVDPSRAVLLVHDLQNYFLSAYDRTASPVPELLSHVAELKRRADRLAIPVVHTAQPGGQSPAERGLQQDFWGPGLPDDAEAAAIAPEIGPAPAETVLTKWKYSAFVRTDLLERLREQGRDQLIITGVYAHIGVLMTACDAWMQDIQAFVVADAVADFSADDHAMALRWAAGKCAVVTTTEGVFADDVR, encoded by the coding sequence ATGGCTCTCCCCGCCATCACCCCCTATCCGATGCCGGCACCCGACGAGTTGCCGGCGAACCGCGTCGACTGGAAGGTCGACCCGTCCCGCGCCGTGCTGCTCGTCCACGACCTGCAGAACTACTTCCTCTCGGCGTACGACCGCACCGCGTCCCCCGTACCGGAACTCCTGTCACACGTGGCCGAGTTGAAAAGACGGGCCGACCGTCTCGCGATCCCGGTGGTGCACACCGCGCAGCCGGGCGGCCAGTCCCCCGCCGAACGCGGCCTCCAGCAGGACTTCTGGGGCCCGGGTCTGCCCGACGACGCGGAGGCGGCGGCGATCGCGCCGGAGATCGGTCCGGCGCCGGCCGAGACGGTCCTCACCAAGTGGAAGTACAGCGCTTTCGTCCGCACGGACCTCCTGGAGCGCCTACGCGAACAGGGCCGCGACCAACTGATCATCACCGGCGTCTACGCCCACATCGGCGTCCTGATGACGGCGTGCGACGCGTGGATGCAGGACATCCAGGCATTCGTCGTGGCGGACGCGGTGGCGGACTTCTCGGCGGACGACCACGCGATGGCGCTGCGGTGGGCGGCGGGGAAGTGCGCGGTGGTGACGACGACGGAGGGGGTGTTCGCGGACGACGTCCGCTAG
- a CDS encoding 2,3-dihydro-2,3-dihydroxybenzoate dehydrogenase, with product MRSHMPEGEFAGRTALVTGAGQGIGAAVATALAARGARVVATDRDAHGVDELAAASRGLSGTVTPRVMDVTDVAAVSSVVDGIVRDHGALDLLVNVAGILRSSAVAELTDADWADTFAVNATGVFHTSRAAASHMTARGSGCIVTVGSNAAGIPRTGMAAYAASKAAAAAFTKCLGLEIARSGVRCNVVAPGTTDTAMQRALWPDDSAPEAPAGVLEGNLETYRTGIPLGRIATPHDIADAVVFLASDRARHITLQELYVDGGATLR from the coding sequence ATGCGCTCACACATGCCCGAGGGCGAGTTCGCCGGGCGTACGGCTCTGGTGACCGGCGCGGGCCAGGGCATCGGCGCCGCGGTGGCCACCGCGCTCGCCGCCCGCGGCGCGCGCGTCGTCGCGACGGACCGCGACGCGCACGGCGTCGACGAACTGGCGGCGGCGTCGAGGGGCCTCTCCGGCACGGTCACGCCCCGCGTCATGGACGTCACCGACGTCGCCGCGGTGTCCTCGGTGGTCGACGGCATCGTCCGCGATCACGGCGCCCTCGACCTCCTCGTGAACGTCGCGGGCATCCTGCGCAGCTCCGCCGTCGCCGAACTCACCGACGCCGACTGGGCCGACACCTTCGCCGTGAACGCCACCGGCGTGTTCCACACGTCCCGCGCCGCCGCCTCCCACATGACGGCGCGAGGCTCCGGCTGCATCGTCACGGTCGGCTCCAACGCCGCCGGCATCCCCCGTACCGGCATGGCCGCGTACGCCGCGTCCAAGGCGGCTGCCGCCGCGTTCACCAAGTGCCTCGGCCTGGAGATCGCGCGCAGCGGCGTCCGCTGCAACGTCGTGGCGCCCGGCACCACGGACACAGCCATGCAGCGCGCGCTCTGGCCCGACGACTCGGCGCCGGAGGCGCCCGCCGGGGTGCTCGAAGGAAACCTGGAGACGTACCGCACCGGCATCCCCCTCGGCCGTATCGCCACACCCCACGACATCGCCGACGCGGTGGTCTTCCTCGCCTCGGACCGCGCCCGCCACATCACGCTGCAGGAGCTGTACGTGGACGGCGGCGCGACGCTGCGCTGA
- a CDS encoding (2,3-dihydroxybenzoyl)adenylate synthase → MNLSPGKDAPTWPQEFAERYRAAGWWRGETFGGMLRERAAEHPDRVAIVDPGGNGAPARRWTYGELDRRADRLAAGLLARGIGKGDKVVVQLPNIAEFFETVFALFRIGALPVFALPAHRETEIRYFCEFTEAAAYVIPQQVGGFDYRGLAAKLVDEIPTLRHVFVAEGDAGPFEALPDVATEVAPEHLPAAPAPSDLAFLQLSGGSTGVPKLIPRTHDDYIYSLRGSNELCAVDEDSVYLVALPAAHNFPLSSPGSLGALYAGARVVLCPQPGPEAAFPLIESEGVTITGLVPPLALLWTEAAPATAYDLSSLDVLLVGGAKFSEEAARRVKPALGCTLQQVFGMAEGLVNYTRLDDDPETIVTTQGRPISPDDEIRVVDDEDNDLPPGETGHLLTRGPYTIRGYWRAPEHNARSFTADGFYRTGDVVRLTATGHLVVEGRAKDQINRGGEKVAAEEVENHILAHPSVHDANVVAEPDAYLGERTCAYVILRADAEPMRPAAIRKFVRERGLAAYKVPDRVEFVEVFPQTGVGKISKKALRETALRETASTPSSA, encoded by the coding sequence GTGAACCTTTCACCCGGCAAGGACGCGCCCACCTGGCCGCAGGAGTTCGCGGAGCGCTACCGCGCCGCGGGCTGGTGGCGGGGCGAGACGTTCGGCGGGATGCTGCGCGAGAGAGCCGCCGAACACCCGGACCGCGTGGCGATCGTGGACCCGGGCGGCAACGGCGCGCCGGCGCGCCGCTGGACGTACGGGGAACTGGACCGCAGGGCCGACCGCCTGGCCGCGGGCCTGCTGGCGCGCGGGATCGGCAAGGGCGACAAGGTGGTCGTCCAGCTGCCGAACATCGCCGAGTTCTTCGAGACGGTCTTCGCGCTGTTCCGCATCGGCGCGCTCCCGGTCTTCGCGCTGCCCGCGCACCGCGAGACGGAGATCCGCTACTTCTGCGAGTTCACCGAGGCCGCCGCGTACGTCATCCCGCAGCAGGTCGGCGGCTTCGACTACCGCGGCCTCGCGGCGAAACTCGTCGACGAGATCCCGACGCTGCGGCACGTGTTCGTGGCGGAGGGCGACGCGGGCCCGTTCGAGGCGCTGCCGGACGTGGCGACGGAGGTGGCGCCCGAGCATCTTCCGGCCGCCCCCGCCCCCTCCGACCTGGCGTTCCTCCAGCTGTCCGGCGGCAGTACGGGCGTACCGAAACTCATCCCACGCACCCACGACGACTACATCTACTCCCTGCGCGGCTCCAACGAGCTGTGCGCGGTCGACGAGGACAGCGTCTATCTGGTCGCCCTCCCCGCGGCCCACAACTTCCCGCTCTCCTCCCCGGGTTCGCTGGGCGCGCTGTACGCGGGCGCCCGCGTCGTGCTCTGCCCGCAGCCCGGTCCGGAGGCCGCCTTCCCCCTCATCGAGTCCGAGGGCGTCACCATCACCGGCCTCGTCCCGCCGCTCGCCCTCCTCTGGACGGAGGCGGCACCGGCCACCGCGTACGACCTGAGCAGCCTGGACGTGCTCCTGGTCGGCGGCGCGAAGTTCAGCGAGGAGGCGGCGCGCCGGGTGAAGCCTGCGCTCGGCTGCACGTTGCAGCAGGTCTTCGGCATGGCGGAGGGCCTGGTCAACTACACGCGCTTGGACGACGATCCGGAGACGATCGTCACGACCCAGGGCCGTCCGATCTCCCCGGACGACGAGATCCGCGTCGTGGACGACGAGGACAACGATTTGCCGCCCGGCGAGACGGGCCACCTGCTGACGCGCGGCCCGTACACGATCCGCGGCTACTGGCGGGCCCCCGAGCACAACGCCCGCTCCTTCACGGCCGACGGCTTCTACCGCACCGGCGACGTGGTGCGCCTGACCGCGACCGGCCACCTCGTGGTGGAGGGCAGGGCGAAGGACCAGATCAACCGGGGCGGCGAGAAGGTCGCGGCCGAGGAGGTCGAGAACCACATCCTCGCCCACCCGTCCGTGCACGACGCGAACGTGGTCGCCGAGCCGGACGCGTACCTGGGCGAGCGGACCTGCGCGTACGTCATCCTGCGCGCGGACGCGGAGCCGATGCGTCCCGCCGCGATCAGGAAGTTCGTACGGGAGAGGGGACTCGCCGCGTACAAGGTGCCCGACCGGGTCGAGTTCGTGGAGGTCTTCCCGCAGACGGGCGTGGGAAAGATCTCGAAGAAGGCGCTGCGGGAAACGGCGCTGAGGGAGACGGCGTCGACGCCGAGTTCCGCCTGA
- a CDS encoding dioxygenase encodes MSRMPALYLSHGAPPLADDPVWPGELAAWSAGLPRPKAILMVSAHWEEAPLALSATETLPLVYDFWGFPEHYYQVTYAAPGAPGLAASVRKLLHAPGTPVQDVPDRGLDHGAYVPLVEMYPDADIPVLQISLPTLDPRRLMDIGRKLAPLRDEGVLIVGSGFFTHNLAALRQGGIPSWSAEFDAWGHEALEAGDVDALLDFGHKSPAGQLAHPRTEHFAPLFVTLGAADAAGELKRQRSVIDGFWMGLAKRSVQFG; translated from the coding sequence ATGTCCCGCATGCCCGCCCTGTATCTCAGCCACGGTGCCCCGCCGCTCGCCGACGACCCCGTCTGGCCCGGCGAGCTGGCCGCCTGGTCCGCGGGACTGCCGCGCCCGAAGGCGATCCTCATGGTCTCCGCCCACTGGGAAGAGGCCCCGCTCGCTCTCTCCGCCACCGAGACGCTGCCCCTCGTGTACGACTTCTGGGGCTTCCCCGAGCACTACTACCAGGTGACGTACGCCGCGCCCGGCGCCCCCGGACTCGCCGCCTCCGTACGGAAGCTGCTGCACGCGCCCGGTACGCCCGTCCAGGACGTGCCGGACCGCGGGCTCGACCACGGCGCGTACGTCCCCCTCGTGGAGATGTACCCGGACGCCGACATCCCCGTCCTCCAGATCTCCCTGCCGACCCTCGACCCGCGCCGCCTCATGGACATCGGCCGCAAGCTGGCGCCACTGCGCGACGAGGGCGTCCTGATCGTCGGCAGCGGCTTCTTCACGCACAACCTGGCCGCGCTGCGGCAGGGCGGCATCCCGTCCTGGTCGGCGGAGTTCGACGCGTGGGGACACGAGGCGCTGGAGGCGGGCGACGTGGACGCGCTGCTCGACTTCGGGCACAAGTCCCCGGCGGGGCAGCTCGCCCATCCGCGCACGGAGCACTTCGCGCCGCTGTTCGTCACGCTGGGCGCGGCGGACGCGGCAGGTGAGCTGAAGCGGCAGCGGAGCGTGATCGACGGGTTCTGGATGGGGCTGGCGAAGAGGTCGGTGCAGTTCGGCTGA
- the rho gene encoding transcription termination factor Rho, whose protein sequence is MTATTIEQPSSAVTATSTDHSRTGVLDIVREGRGFLRGAGCLPGDGDVQVPAPLIRQLGLRSGDFVEGVCGKPRVLAGVERVNGRATATLRGRPRFQELTPLHPRERLRMETEGGPVAGRLVDLVAPVGKGQRGLIVAPPKTGKTVLLQQIAAAVARNHPECHLMVVLLDERPEEVTDMRRSVRGEVLASTFDRPAKEHIALAELAVERAKRMVEDGRDVVMLFDSLTRLCRAYNNAATGSGRTLSGGVDAAAVHGPKRLFGAARLAEEGGSLTMLATVLVDTGSRADDYYFEELKSTGNMELRLDRTLSDRRVFPAIDITPSGTRREELLVGEAELSAVRGLRRALHGQNSYEALLDRLRKTPGNAAFLRQVRQTVPGSMPLGGDATAA, encoded by the coding sequence ATGACTGCCACCACCATCGAACAGCCCTCGTCGGCTGTCACTGCCACCTCGACCGACCACTCCCGCACCGGAGTTCTCGACATCGTCCGCGAAGGGCGCGGGTTCCTCCGGGGCGCCGGCTGCCTGCCGGGCGACGGCGACGTGCAGGTGCCCGCCCCGCTCATCCGTCAACTCGGCCTGCGCTCCGGCGACTTCGTCGAAGGCGTCTGCGGGAAGCCCCGCGTGCTCGCCGGGGTCGAACGCGTCAACGGGCGCGCCACCGCGACCCTGCGCGGCCGACCCCGGTTCCAGGAGCTCACGCCGCTGCACCCCCGCGAACGGCTCCGCATGGAGACCGAGGGCGGGCCCGTCGCCGGGCGGCTCGTCGACCTCGTCGCGCCCGTCGGCAAGGGGCAGCGCGGACTGATCGTCGCCCCGCCGAAGACCGGCAAGACCGTGCTGCTCCAGCAGATCGCCGCCGCGGTCGCCCGCAACCACCCCGAGTGCCACCTCATGGTCGTCCTGCTCGACGAGCGGCCCGAGGAAGTCACCGACATGCGGCGCTCGGTCCGCGGCGAGGTGCTCGCCTCGACCTTCGACCGGCCCGCCAAGGAACACATCGCCCTCGCCGAACTCGCCGTAGAACGCGCCAAGCGCATGGTCGAGGACGGGCGGGACGTCGTGATGCTCTTCGACTCGCTGACGCGGCTGTGCCGCGCCTACAACAACGCGGCGACCGGCAGCGGCCGCACCCTCAGCGGCGGCGTCGACGCTGCGGCCGTGCACGGGCCGAAGCGGCTCTTCGGTGCCGCGCGCCTCGCCGAGGAAGGCGGCTCCCTCACGATGCTCGCGACCGTGCTCGTGGACACCGGGTCGCGCGCGGACGACTACTACTTCGAGGAGCTCAAGAGCACCGGAAACATGGAGCTCAGGCTCGACCGCACCCTCTCCGACCGGCGCGTCTTCCCCGCCATCGACATCACCCCTTCCGGTACGCGGAGGGAGGAACTGCTCGTCGGCGAGGCCGAGTTGAGCGCCGTACGCGGGCTCCGGCGCGCCCTGCACGGGCAGAACTCCTACGAAGCGCTGCTCGACCGGCTCCGCAAGACACCCGGCAACGCCGCTTTCCTGCGGCAGGTGCGGCAGACCGTGCCCGGGTCGATGCCCCTCGGGGGCGACGCTACGGCCGCGTGA